One segment of Solanum lycopersicum chromosome 1, SLM_r2.1 DNA contains the following:
- the LOC101255741 gene encoding pentatricopeptide repeat-containing protein At3g60050-like isoform X1, whose product MYSVALFGQRVIQRFSYFSSFSRFLCNQQSNTDSTGNGFGRIEDYLNESWKSMNSNNNMKDNVDFFGVNGFYEGHSQQNFSSRHNFIEKVRNEASMILEILQQDGPGFDAKAALENSHITVSSLLVREVLLGILKIINYANKNRCAKLGYKFFVWSGQQENYRHTANSYHLIMKIFAESDEFKAMWRLVDEMIEKGYPTTARTFNLLICTCGEAGLARKVVERFIKSKTFNYRPFRHSFNAILHSLLGVNQYRLIEWVYQQMLVEGHIPDILTYNILLCSKYRLGKLDQFHRLLDEMGRNGFSPDLYTFNILLHVLGKGDKPLAAVNLLNHMKEVGYEPSILHFTTLIDGLSRAGNLDACKYFFEEMIRQGCMPDVVCYTVMITGYVVAGELDKAQELFTDMIVNGQLPNVFTYNSMIRGLCMAEKFDEACMMVKEMELRGCNPNFMVYSTLVSYLKNAGKLSKAHEVIRHMVDKGQYIHLVPKFKRYRRC is encoded by the coding sequence ATGTATTCTGTAGCTCTCTTTGGTCAAAGAGTTATTCAAAGATTCTCATATTTTAGCAGCTTTTCACGGTTTTTATGTAATCAACAATCTAACACTGACAGCACTGGAAATGGTTTTGGAAGAATCGAGGATTACTTGAATGAGAGCTGGAAGAGTATGAACTCcaataataatatgaaagataATGTTGACTTTTTTGGAGTCAACGGTTTCTATGAAGGCCATTCCCAACAAAATTTTTCAAGTAGGCACAATTTTATTGAGAAAGTGAGAAATGAGGCTAGTATGATTCTTGAAATTCTTCAACAAGATGGTCCAGGATTTGATGCAAAAGCAGCTTTAGAAAATTCACATATTACAGTTTCAAGCCTGCTTGTGAGAGAAGTTCTTCTAGGTatcttgaaaataataaattatgctAATAAAAATAGGTGTGCGAAGCTGGGGTACAAGTTTTTTGTATGGTCTGGTCAACAAGAAAATTACCGACATACAGCAAATTCATACCATCTGATAATGAAGATTTTTGCTGAGTCTGACGAATTCAAGGCTATGTGGAGATTAGTAGATGAGATGATTGAGAAAGGATACCCTACAACTGCTAGGACATTTAATTTGTTGATATGTACTTGTGGAGAGGCAGGTTTGGCTAGAAAAGTAGTAGAGAGGTTTATTAAGTCAAAGACATTCAATTATAGACCATTCAGGCATTCATTTAATGCAATTTTGCATTCCCTTCTGGGTGTAAATCAGTACAGGTTAATCGAGTGGGTGTATCAACAAATGTTGGTTGAAGGTCATATACCTGATATTTTAACTTATAACATACTGCTATGCTCGAAATATAGGCTGGGAAAGCTGGATCAGTTTCATAGATTATTAGATGAAATGGGTCGGAATGGCTTTTCACCCGATTTGTACACATTTAACATCCTTCTTCatgttcttggtaaaggagacAAACCACTAGCAGCAGTCAACCTTCTAAACCACATGAAAGAAGTTGGTTATGAACCAAGCATTCTCCATTTTACCACTTTGATTGATGGGCTAAGTCGGGCCGGTAATTTGGATGCATGCAAATATTTCTTTGAAGAGATGATTAGGCAAGGTTGTATGCCTGATGTTGTGTGTTACACTGTTATGATAACAGGATACGTTGTGGCTGGGGAACTTGATAAAGCTCAAGAACTGTTTACTGACATGATCGTCAATGGGCAGTTGCCAAATGTGTTTACTTATAACTCCATGATCCGTGGGCTCTGTATGGCTGAGAAATTTGATGAGGCGTGCATGATGGTAAAAGAAATGGAATTGAGGGGTTGTAATCCAAATTTTATGGTGTATAGTACTTTAGTCAGTTACTTGAAAAATGCTGGAAAGCTGTCCAAAGCTCATGAAGTGATAAGACATATGGTGGATAAAGGGCAGTATATCCATCTCGTTCCAAAGTTCAAAAGATATAGAAGATGTTAA
- the LOC101255741 gene encoding pentatricopeptide repeat-containing protein At3g60050-like isoform X2 codes for MYSVALFGQRVIQRFSYFSSFSRFLCNQQSNTDSTGNGFGRIEDYLNESWKSMNSNNNMKDNVDFFGVNGFYEGHSQQNFSSRHNFIEKVRNEASMILEILQQDGPGFDAKAALENSHITVSSLLVREVLLGILKIINYANKNRCAKLGYKFFVWSGQQENYRHTANSYHLIMKIFAESDEFKAMWRLVDEMIEKGYPTTARTFNLLICTCGEAGLARKVVERFIKSKTFNYRPFRHSFNAILHSLLGVNQYRLIEWVYQQMLVEGHIPDILTYNILLCSKYRLGKLDQFHRLLDEMGRNGFSPDLYTFNILLHVLGKGDKPLAAVNLLNHMKEVGYEPSILHFTTLIDGLSRAGYVVAGELDKAQELFTDMIVNGQLPNVFTYNSMIRGLCMAEKFDEACMMVKEMELRGCNPNFMVYSTLVSYLKNAGKLSKAHEVIRHMVDKGQYIHLVPKFKRYRRC; via the exons ATGTATTCTGTAGCTCTCTTTGGTCAAAGAGTTATTCAAAGATTCTCATATTTTAGCAGCTTTTCACGGTTTTTATGTAATCAACAATCTAACACTGACAGCACTGGAAATGGTTTTGGAAGAATCGAGGATTACTTGAATGAGAGCTGGAAGAGTATGAACTCcaataataatatgaaagataATGTTGACTTTTTTGGAGTCAACGGTTTCTATGAAGGCCATTCCCAACAAAATTTTTCAAGTAGGCACAATTTTATTGAGAAAGTGAGAAATGAGGCTAGTATGATTCTTGAAATTCTTCAACAAGATGGTCCAGGATTTGATGCAAAAGCAGCTTTAGAAAATTCACATATTACAGTTTCAAGCCTGCTTGTGAGAGAAGTTCTTCTAGGTatcttgaaaataataaattatgctAATAAAAATAGGTGTGCGAAGCTGGGGTACAAGTTTTTTGTATGGTCTGGTCAACAAGAAAATTACCGACATACAGCAAATTCATACCATCTGATAATGAAGATTTTTGCTGAGTCTGACGAATTCAAGGCTATGTGGAGATTAGTAGATGAGATGATTGAGAAAGGATACCCTACAACTGCTAGGACATTTAATTTGTTGATATGTACTTGTGGAGAGGCAGGTTTGGCTAGAAAAGTAGTAGAGAGGTTTATTAAGTCAAAGACATTCAATTATAGACCATTCAGGCATTCATTTAATGCAATTTTGCATTCCCTTCTGGGTGTAAATCAGTACAGGTTAATCGAGTGGGTGTATCAACAAATGTTGGTTGAAGGTCATATACCTGATATTTTAACTTATAACATACTGCTATGCTCGAAATATAGGCTGGGAAAGCTGGATCAGTTTCATAGATTATTAGATGAAATGGGTCGGAATGGCTTTTCACCCGATTTGTACACATTTAACATCCTTCTTCatgttcttggtaaaggagacAAACCACTAGCAGCAGTCAACCTTCTAAACCACATGAAAGAAGTTGGTTATGAACCAAGCATTCTCCATTTTACCACTTTGATTGATGGGCTAAGTCGGGCCG GATACGTTGTGGCTGGGGAACTTGATAAAGCTCAAGAACTGTTTACTGACATGATCGTCAATGGGCAGTTGCCAAATGTGTTTACTTATAACTCCATGATCCGTGGGCTCTGTATGGCTGAGAAATTTGATGAGGCGTGCATGATGGTAAAAGAAATGGAATTGAGGGGTTGTAATCCAAATTTTATGGTGTATAGTACTTTAGTCAGTTACTTGAAAAATGCTGGAAAGCTGTCCAAAGCTCATGAAGTGATAAGACATATGGTGGATAAAGGGCAGTATATCCATCTCGTTCCAAAGTTCAAAAGATATAGAAGATGTTAA